The Gemmata palustris genome includes a region encoding these proteins:
- a CDS encoding ABC transporter permease translates to MSYALQTLWHERSRYASGVLAVTFSAVLIALQCGLLLGLFKVTSTPVDNTRADLWVGSTEVPSVDLGKPIPASYVSRVAGVPGVTDVELYIAHFANFTKPVGGTELCYLLGSSLDEGAVGAPGVLTREQRDALTLPDSIIVDQSDVERLGLDNSEGKAKINGKEVKLVGTVRGLKSIAAPWVLCSTHTARHLLGFLIPADNVTYLLAKCESPQRAKEVAAELQAQYGSEMGAYTSEGFSLRSRKYWLIRTKAGIAIGYAALLGLFVGAVITAQTLYSATTASAREFAILLALGIPRWRISLMVLAQSFWVGLIGIVLAYPTCQGLRYAARQVGAEVDLRWEVLLGTTVVTIGMALLSGVFALRSVRQIEPMTLLR, encoded by the coding sequence ATGTCCTACGCCCTTCAAACCCTGTGGCACGAGCGCTCGCGGTACGCATCCGGCGTGCTGGCGGTGACGTTCTCGGCGGTGCTCATCGCGCTCCAGTGCGGGCTGCTCCTGGGTTTGTTCAAGGTCACCTCGACGCCGGTGGACAACACCAGAGCGGACCTGTGGGTCGGGTCCACGGAGGTGCCCAGCGTGGACCTGGGGAAACCGATCCCCGCCTCTTACGTGTCGCGCGTCGCGGGGGTTCCCGGGGTGACCGACGTCGAACTCTACATCGCCCACTTCGCGAACTTCACCAAGCCGGTCGGTGGTACCGAGTTGTGCTACCTGCTGGGCAGCAGTTTGGACGAGGGCGCGGTCGGGGCGCCCGGCGTTCTCACCCGCGAACAGCGCGACGCCCTGACCCTGCCGGACAGCATCATCGTGGACCAGTCCGACGTGGAGCGCCTCGGGCTCGATAATTCCGAGGGCAAAGCGAAGATCAACGGCAAGGAAGTGAAGCTGGTCGGCACCGTGCGCGGGCTGAAGAGCATCGCGGCGCCGTGGGTGCTGTGCAGCACCCACACCGCCCGGCACCTGCTCGGGTTCCTCATCCCCGCGGACAACGTGACGTACCTGTTGGCCAAGTGCGAGTCCCCGCAGCGCGCGAAGGAAGTGGCGGCCGAACTGCAGGCGCAGTACGGCTCCGAAATGGGCGCGTACACCTCCGAAGGGTTCTCGCTGCGGTCGCGGAAGTATTGGCTCATCCGCACGAAGGCCGGCATCGCCATCGGCTACGCGGCCCTGCTCGGGCTGTTCGTGGGGGCCGTCATCACGGCTCAAACGCTCTACTCCGCGACCACCGCCAGCGCCCGGGAGTTCGCCATCCTGTTGGCACTGGGCATCCCGCGGTGGCGGATCTCGCTGATGGTGCTGGCCCAATCGTTCTGGGTCGGGCTGATCGGTATCGTGCTGGCGTACCCGACGTGTCAGGGGTTGCGCTACGCGGCGCGCCAGGTCGGCGCGGAGGTGGACCTGCGCTGGGAAGTGCTCCTGGGGACCACGGTCGTAACGATCGGCATGGCCCTGCTCTCCGGCGTCTTCGCGCTCAGGAGCGTGCGGCAGATCGAGCCGATGACGTTGCTGCGTTAG
- a CDS encoding DUF2760 domain-containing protein, translated as MDIIIGLAIGLPVGFLAALGLAIARAGSLGKAIAGLSLAGRANQDAAFAAKLQAIQTGAEIKPAEPPKPVKPSGAPLRLLALLQAESRLVDFLLEDIQGAGDEQIGQAVREVHKKAQAALKQHLVLEPVLPGNEDDQVTVPKGFDPSAIRVVGNVTGEPPFKGAIQHPGWRVKEMKLAAPAEGADEFVLQPAEVQIP; from the coding sequence ATGGACATTATTATCGGGTTAGCGATCGGTTTGCCGGTCGGGTTCCTGGCCGCTCTGGGGCTCGCGATCGCGCGCGCGGGGAGTTTGGGCAAGGCGATCGCGGGCCTCTCACTCGCGGGGCGGGCGAACCAGGACGCGGCGTTCGCGGCCAAGTTGCAGGCGATTCAGACCGGCGCGGAAATCAAGCCAGCGGAACCGCCCAAGCCGGTGAAACCGAGTGGCGCGCCGCTGCGGTTGCTCGCGCTGCTGCAGGCGGAGTCGCGGCTGGTGGACTTCCTGCTCGAAGACATCCAGGGCGCGGGCGACGAACAAATCGGTCAGGCGGTCCGGGAAGTTCACAAGAAAGCACAAGCGGCGCTGAAACAGCACCTGGTTCTCGAACCGGTCCTGCCCGGCAACGAAGACGACCAGGTGACCGTGCCGAAGGGGTTCGATCCGTCGGCGATCCGCGTGGTTGGGAATGTGACCGGCGAACCGCCGTTTAAGGGCGCGATCCAGCACCCGGGGTGGCGCGTGAAAGAGATGAAACTCGCGGCCCCGGCCGAGGGCGCGGACGAGTTCGTGCTGCAACCGGCCGAAGTGCAGATCCCGTAG
- a CDS encoding DUF1501 domain-containing protein, producing MQSRCPGPRISRRQMIQAGAASYLGLSLPQLLRAKDTRKSTSATADACIVIFLDGGPSHLDMWDPKPDAPAEVRGEFKPIQTSVPGVMFGEHLPKFARQMHRCSLIRSAHHSVNNAHAAAVYCALTGHDRGEIGGGASPDDFPCIGSVVGTQRPPANAVPPHVLMPYITKEGAGGPPQPGFFGGWLGKTRDPLVILRDPNAADFALPELTLGPDIDPSRFNARKLLSEKLSAARATNSDPDLEGIRAKAYDLLTAPAMREAVRIDREPAKLRDAYGRNIYGQSVLLSRRLIEAGTRVACVSWAPDANATWDTHGNNFTKLKGELLPQLDSAFSTLLDDLDARGMLERTLVVVVGDFGRTPKINTNGGGRDHWNFCYSLVLAGGGVKGGYVHGASDKIGAKPSRNPVTPADVIATVYECLGVPHDLELRDRLARPFVLCPWGNPIREVLA from the coding sequence ATGCAATCGCGCTGCCCCGGTCCGCGCATCTCCCGCCGCCAGATGATCCAGGCCGGGGCCGCATCGTACCTCGGGCTCTCGCTCCCCCAGTTACTTCGCGCGAAGGACACGCGGAAGAGCACCTCGGCGACCGCGGATGCGTGCATCGTGATCTTCCTGGACGGCGGACCGAGCCACCTCGATATGTGGGACCCGAAGCCCGATGCGCCGGCCGAGGTGCGAGGGGAGTTCAAGCCGATCCAGACGAGCGTTCCCGGCGTGATGTTCGGCGAGCACCTGCCCAAGTTCGCGCGCCAGATGCACCGCTGTTCGCTCATCCGCTCCGCGCACCACAGCGTGAACAACGCACACGCGGCGGCCGTGTACTGTGCCCTCACGGGGCACGATCGCGGTGAAATCGGCGGCGGGGCGAGCCCCGACGATTTCCCGTGCATCGGCTCGGTGGTGGGGACGCAGCGCCCGCCCGCGAACGCGGTCCCGCCCCACGTGCTCATGCCGTACATCACGAAAGAAGGTGCCGGGGGGCCGCCGCAACCCGGTTTCTTCGGCGGCTGGCTGGGCAAGACGCGCGACCCGCTCGTCATCCTCCGCGACCCGAACGCGGCCGATTTTGCGCTCCCCGAACTCACGCTGGGGCCGGACATCGATCCGTCGCGGTTCAACGCACGCAAGTTGCTCTCGGAGAAGTTGAGCGCCGCGCGCGCCACGAATTCCGACCCCGACCTGGAAGGTATCCGCGCGAAGGCTTACGACTTGCTCACTGCGCCGGCGATGCGCGAGGCGGTTCGCATCGATCGCGAACCGGCCAAGCTCCGTGACGCTTACGGGCGCAACATTTACGGCCAGAGCGTTCTGCTCTCGCGCCGGCTGATTGAGGCCGGCACCCGTGTCGCGTGCGTGTCGTGGGCACCGGACGCGAACGCCACCTGGGACACGCACGGCAACAACTTCACGAAGCTCAAGGGCGAACTGCTCCCGCAACTCGATTCCGCGTTCTCGACCCTGCTCGACGACCTCGACGCACGCGGGATGCTCGAGCGCACGCTCGTCGTGGTCGTGGGGGACTTCGGCCGCACGCCGAAGATCAACACCAACGGGGGCGGGCGCGACCACTGGAACTTCTGCTACTCGCTGGTTCTGGCTGGTGGAGGGGTGAAGGGCGGGTACGTTCACGGCGCGAGCGACAAGATCGGCGCGAAGCCGAGCCGCAACCCGGTCACCCCCGCGGACGTGATCGCCACGGTGTACGAGTGCCTCGGCGTGCCGCACGATCTGGAACTGCGCGACCGCCTCGCCCGGCCGTTCGTGCTGTGCCCGTGGGGGAACCCCATCCGCGAGGTGCTCGCGTAA
- the fae gene encoding formaldehyde-activating enzyme, whose translation MSMFIGEGLVGDGNEIAHIDLLIGEKTGPVGVAFANALATQSQGHSSLLAVIAPNLICKPATVMITKVTIKGAKQAVQMFGPAQAAVARAVADSVAEGVIPASKAEDYVIVCGVFIHWDAADDNKIFQYNYEATKLAIKCAMTGEPKVADITAKKDTVKHPFSPK comes from the coding sequence ATGTCCATGTTCATCGGCGAAGGTCTGGTCGGCGACGGCAACGAGATCGCGCACATCGACCTGCTGATCGGCGAGAAGACCGGTCCGGTCGGCGTCGCGTTCGCGAACGCGCTGGCGACCCAGAGCCAGGGGCACTCCAGCCTGCTGGCGGTCATCGCCCCGAACCTGATCTGCAAGCCGGCCACGGTGATGATCACGAAGGTGACCATCAAGGGCGCGAAGCAGGCCGTTCAGATGTTCGGCCCGGCCCAGGCCGCCGTCGCCCGCGCGGTCGCGGACAGCGTCGCGGAAGGGGTCATCCCCGCGAGCAAGGCCGAGGACTACGTGATCGTCTGCGGCGTGTTCATCCACTGGGACGCGGCCGACGACAACAAGATCTTCCAGTACAACTACGAGGCCACGAAGCTGGCCATCAAGTGCGCGATGACCGGCGAGCCGAAGGTCGCCGACATCACCGCCAAGAAGGACACCGTCAAGCACCCGTTCAGCCCGAAGTAA
- a CDS encoding ABC transporter ATP-binding protein, producing MPGSGSSATPSLKGVNLVRTYGDGTARRAALREVSIDLFPGQIVLLMGPSGSGKSTLLAILSGLLEPDSGQVLADDDGVLRDVWQMTAKEREQYRRGHTGFIFQGYNLFPALTARQQLEIVLKWGEGASPGDARRRADEMLDKLGLAKNKHKKPAQLSGGEKQRVAIGRALVKNPSFMFADEPTSALDWENGQKVIELLRDAAHQRGASVLCVSHDSRILPFVDVYYHLDDGHLERRELPRE from the coding sequence ATGCCCGGTTCCGGTAGCAGTGCGACGCCGAGCTTAAAAGGGGTGAACCTGGTTCGCACCTACGGCGACGGTACGGCCCGGCGCGCGGCCCTCCGGGAAGTGTCGATCGACCTGTTCCCCGGCCAAATCGTGCTGCTGATGGGGCCGTCGGGGAGCGGCAAATCGACGCTCCTCGCGATCCTGTCGGGGCTGCTCGAGCCGGACTCCGGGCAGGTGCTCGCGGACGACGACGGCGTGCTGCGCGACGTGTGGCAAATGACCGCCAAGGAGCGCGAACAGTACCGCCGCGGGCACACGGGGTTCATCTTCCAGGGGTATAATTTGTTCCCGGCCCTCACCGCGCGCCAGCAACTGGAGATCGTGCTGAAGTGGGGCGAGGGCGCTAGCCCCGGCGACGCCCGCCGGCGCGCCGACGAGATGCTCGACAAGCTCGGGCTGGCGAAGAACAAGCACAAGAAGCCGGCTCAGTTGTCCGGTGGGGAGAAACAGCGGGTCGCCATCGGGCGGGCGCTGGTGAAGAACCCGAGCTTCATGTTCGCCGACGAGCCGACGAGCGCGCTGGACTGGGAGAACGGCCAGAAGGTGATCGAGCTGCTCCGCGACGCGGCCCACCAGCGCGGCGCCTCGGTGCTGTGCGTGTCCCACGACTCCCGCATCCTGCCGTTCGTGGACGTGTACTACCACCTGGACGACGGGCACCTGGAGCGGCGGGAACTGCCGCGCGAATAG
- a CDS encoding HlyD family secretion protein yields the protein MNWLRKARPVLIITGLALVIGSLVGARELTHGASTDAPAKGDAPRAAGGTIVLATVDTDPGPVSYGLPPVLPSGTVIKVFVKDREEVKADQPLYAFDATLPQATVESAKAAVALAETKVAEAKEGKKRHAKSIEVMKKGVEALDDRARDVLGYRNLIKKNLEDSYKRNGFPAEEWEVKLSIDPTYADAQIKYRGAYNELEVEKAKLGALEAVNAQLPIDQAEAAVKQAEAEKAKAQVAVDMCVVKAKTAGTVEQVSISQGTTLGISTRAPALWLIPAGPRVVRAEVEAEFAHRIGNDRIGKQVTISDHSDSKLTYTGTVRGIGSTFLPKRSTAENLLGSDTRVIEAVIDVTDPAPAGKPPLLIGQRVRVNFGQ from the coding sequence ATGAATTGGCTTCGCAAGGCACGGCCGGTATTAATCATCACCGGCCTGGCGCTGGTGATCGGTAGCCTGGTCGGTGCGCGCGAGTTGACTCACGGCGCCAGCACCGACGCGCCGGCCAAGGGCGACGCTCCGCGCGCGGCTGGCGGAACGATCGTCCTCGCGACGGTGGACACGGACCCGGGACCGGTTTCTTACGGCCTCCCGCCCGTGCTCCCGTCGGGCACGGTAATCAAGGTCTTTGTCAAGGACCGCGAGGAGGTGAAGGCCGATCAGCCACTCTACGCTTTCGACGCGACGCTTCCGCAAGCGACCGTCGAAAGCGCGAAGGCCGCCGTTGCTCTCGCCGAGACGAAGGTCGCCGAGGCCAAAGAGGGGAAGAAGCGGCACGCCAAGAGCATTGAGGTCATGAAGAAGGGCGTCGAGGCGCTCGATGATCGGGCCCGCGACGTGCTGGGGTACCGCAACCTCATCAAGAAGAATTTGGAGGACTCCTACAAGCGAAACGGGTTCCCGGCCGAAGAGTGGGAGGTGAAGTTGAGCATCGACCCGACCTACGCCGACGCCCAGATCAAGTACAGAGGGGCTTACAACGAACTGGAAGTGGAAAAAGCGAAACTCGGCGCGCTCGAAGCGGTCAACGCCCAACTCCCGATCGATCAGGCCGAGGCCGCTGTGAAGCAGGCCGAGGCGGAGAAGGCCAAAGCTCAGGTCGCAGTAGACATGTGCGTGGTGAAGGCGAAGACGGCCGGGACCGTGGAGCAGGTGTCGATCAGTCAAGGGACCACGCTCGGTATCAGCACGCGGGCACCGGCACTGTGGCTCATTCCGGCCGGTCCGCGTGTGGTTCGCGCCGAGGTGGAGGCCGAGTTCGCCCACCGCATCGGCAACGACCGCATCGGCAAGCAGGTCACCATTTCGGACCACAGCGACTCGAAGTTGACGTACACCGGGACCGTGCGCGGCATCGGGAGCACGTTCCTACCGAAGCGCTCCACCGCGGAGAACCTCCTCGGTAGTGACACGCGCGTGATCGAGGCCGTGATCGATGTGACCGACCCCGCCCCGGCCGGTAAGCCGCCGCTCCTCATCGGCCAGCGCGTCCGGGTGAACTTTGGCCAGTAA
- the asnB gene encoding asparagine synthase (glutamine-hydrolyzing), with the protein MCGIAGMFDLSGQRPAPAGVVHAMARAIYHRGPDEDGYLERPGLHIANRRLSIVGLADGHQPIANEDQSVWTVFNGEFFDYKEKRAALESKGHVFRTHTDTELIPHTWEDHGADLLQHLKGQFAICVWDSRTNEVLLARDRSGICPLFYTVVKHDGSDWLLFASEMKGLFASGLVERKADLQGLNHVFTFMAMPGPTTVFQGIQCLVPGRYLHFKLGQTTVEHATAQKTYWQITYPDRGHEDYGADEKKLVDGFEEVLFKAVQRRVWADVPVVSYLSGGVDSSLVVAMANKVMGRPIPTFTISVTDKKLNEKSEALQVAKHLGCEPVVVDCGHDELRTGYPELIAAAEFPVIDTSCVGLLHLARSVHQQGYKVALTGEGADEWLAGYSWFKIRKLVGWMDKIPGVPLGFAVRQLFQMVNGQPRFPYSSYRNTMRHMGGSNGWLDVYGLVSTNKLRFFTGAARDAILARSPLDDLGISPDLNRWHPFNRQMYFGGRVMLPGHLLASKGDRIAMHSSVETRYAFLDEDVIAYMAKIHPRWKLRGVMNDKYIERKVAERWLPKEIAWRRKKMFRAPMDSWADKGPGGNNQQPNARPSESWIDQVLSPESVRKAGYFDPNAVASARQKLAKPGGGFARTSVEMGLTGVLATQLWHHLYLSGDLCSLESKIARS; encoded by the coding sequence ATGTGTGGGATCGCGGGGATGTTCGACCTGAGCGGCCAGCGGCCGGCGCCGGCGGGCGTTGTGCATGCCATGGCGCGGGCCATCTACCACCGCGGCCCGGACGAAGACGGATACCTCGAGCGCCCCGGGTTGCACATCGCGAACCGCCGGCTGTCGATCGTGGGGCTCGCGGACGGGCACCAGCCCATCGCGAACGAAGACCAGAGCGTGTGGACCGTTTTCAACGGCGAGTTCTTCGACTATAAGGAGAAGCGCGCGGCCCTCGAATCGAAGGGCCACGTTTTCCGCACGCACACCGACACGGAACTGATTCCGCACACCTGGGAGGATCACGGCGCGGACCTGCTGCAACACCTGAAGGGGCAGTTCGCGATCTGCGTGTGGGACAGTCGAACCAATGAGGTTTTACTCGCCCGCGATCGCAGCGGAATCTGCCCGCTGTTCTACACGGTGGTGAAGCACGACGGTTCCGACTGGCTCCTGTTCGCCTCCGAGATGAAGGGGCTGTTCGCCTCCGGTCTCGTCGAGCGCAAGGCGGATTTGCAGGGGCTGAACCACGTCTTCACGTTCATGGCGATGCCGGGACCGACCACGGTCTTTCAGGGCATCCAGTGCCTCGTGCCGGGCCGGTACCTGCACTTCAAGCTCGGTCAAACGACGGTCGAGCACGCGACGGCCCAGAAGACCTACTGGCAGATCACGTACCCGGACCGCGGGCACGAGGACTACGGCGCGGACGAGAAGAAGCTCGTGGACGGGTTCGAGGAAGTGCTGTTTAAGGCCGTGCAGCGCCGGGTGTGGGCCGACGTGCCCGTGGTGTCGTATCTCAGCGGCGGGGTCGATTCGAGCCTCGTCGTCGCGATGGCGAACAAGGTGATGGGGCGCCCCATCCCGACGTTCACCATCTCCGTGACCGACAAGAAGCTCAACGAGAAATCGGAAGCGCTGCAGGTCGCGAAACACCTCGGGTGCGAGCCGGTCGTGGTGGATTGCGGCCACGACGAGTTGCGCACGGGCTACCCGGAACTGATCGCGGCGGCCGAGTTCCCGGTCATCGACACGTCGTGCGTGGGGCTGCTCCACCTCGCGCGCTCGGTCCACCAACAGGGGTACAAGGTCGCGCTGACCGGCGAGGGCGCGGACGAGTGGCTCGCCGGGTACTCGTGGTTCAAGATCCGCAAACTCGTTGGCTGGATGGACAAGATCCCGGGCGTGCCGCTCGGGTTCGCGGTACGCCAGCTCTTCCAGATGGTGAACGGCCAGCCGCGGTTCCCGTACTCCTCGTACCGCAACACGATGCGGCACATGGGCGGCTCGAACGGCTGGCTCGACGTGTACGGACTCGTCAGCACGAACAAGTTGCGGTTCTTCACGGGCGCGGCGCGCGACGCGATCCTGGCGCGGTCCCCGCTCGACGACCTCGGAATTTCCCCGGACCTGAACCGGTGGCACCCGTTCAACCGACAAATGTACTTCGGCGGGCGCGTGATGCTGCCCGGTCACCTGCTCGCGAGCAAGGGCGACCGCATCGCGATGCACTCGTCCGTCGAGACGCGGTACGCCTTCCTTGATGAAGACGTGATCGCGTACATGGCGAAGATCCACCCGCGCTGGAAGCTCCGCGGCGTGATGAACGACAAGTACATCGAGCGCAAGGTCGCGGAGCGCTGGCTGCCCAAAGAGATCGCGTGGCGGCGCAAGAAGATGTTCCGGGCCCCGATGGACAGTTGGGCGGACAAGGGGCCGGGGGGCAACAACCAGCAGCCGAACGCGCGCCCCTCGGAATCGTGGATCGACCAGGTGCTCTCGCCGGAATCGGTCCGCAAGGCCGGGTACTTCGACCCGAACGCCGTCGCGAGTGCGCGGCAGAAGCTCGCGAAGCCCGGCGGCGGGTTCGCCCGCACCAGCGTCGAGATGGGGCTCACCGGGGTGCTCGCCACGCAGTTGTGGCACCACCTCTATCTCTCGGGCGATCTCTGCTCTTTGGAGTCGAAAATCGCAAGGTCGTAA
- a CDS encoding phytoene/squalene synthase family protein, which translates to MRDETDTFEAGPGVLASSRPLPPSSLRASFAACRAITSAANSSFPFAFRLLPPAKRAAMYALYAYMRVTDDLADEPADTAQKTGACCKRAGAAARGKLAAWRGSLRAALAGHFTHPIHPALVRTVDRFDIPPQYLFDAIDGMETDTEPVRMRTFTELYPYCYRVASAVGLACVRIWGNRPGVAPVASDPSAEAAGIAFQLTNILRDLAEDGTRDRVYLPADELARFGCPPDRWRDPTAAENFRALMRFQIARARDYYRRGAGLLPLLSTEGRAIFHVMHATYRGLLDEIERHDYDVFTRRVRVPKWRKVLVCGSGYFVKWGWL; encoded by the coding sequence ATGAGGGATGAAACCGACACGTTTGAAGCCGGGCCGGGCGTTCTGGCTTCATCCCGCCCCCTTCCTCCCTCGTCCCTGCGAGCGTCTTTTGCCGCGTGCCGCGCGATCACGTCCGCGGCGAACAGTTCCTTTCCGTTCGCGTTTCGGCTACTCCCTCCGGCCAAGCGCGCCGCGATGTACGCTCTGTACGCCTACATGCGCGTGACGGACGACCTCGCGGACGAACCGGCCGACACCGCACAGAAGACCGGCGCGTGCTGTAAGCGGGCCGGCGCTGCAGCGCGAGGTAAGCTCGCGGCGTGGCGCGGGAGCCTGCGCGCCGCACTCGCGGGGCACTTCACGCACCCCATTCACCCGGCGCTCGTGCGGACCGTGGACCGGTTCGACATCCCGCCCCAATACTTGTTCGACGCCATTGACGGCATGGAGACCGACACCGAGCCGGTGCGGATGCGCACGTTCACAGAGCTGTACCCGTATTGTTACCGCGTCGCGTCGGCCGTCGGGTTGGCGTGCGTGCGCATTTGGGGGAACCGCCCCGGCGTGGCGCCCGTCGCGTCCGATCCGAGCGCGGAAGCGGCCGGGATCGCGTTCCAGCTCACGAACATTCTGCGCGACCTCGCCGAAGACGGCACCCGCGACCGCGTGTACCTGCCCGCCGACGAACTCGCGCGGTTCGGGTGCCCGCCGGACCGGTGGCGAGATCCTACGGCGGCCGAAAACTTCCGCGCGCTGATGCGGTTCCAAATCGCCCGCGCGCGCGACTACTACCGGCGCGGCGCGGGGCTCCTCCCGCTCCTCTCGACGGAGGGGCGCGCGATCTTCCACGTGATGCACGCCACGTACCGCGGACTGCTGGACGAGATCGAGCGGCACGACTACGACGTGTTCACCCGGCGGGTGCGCGTGCCCAAGTGGCGCAAGGTGCTCGTCTGCGGGTCCGGGTACTTCGTGAAATGGGGCTGGCTGTAA
- a CDS encoding SDR family NAD(P)-dependent oxidoreductase: MRRDVRGRVVLVTGASRGIGRRAAERLAKLGAILALTARSTDDLAKLVGELRATGARAEAFAGDITKPEDRERIVAETVDRFGQLDVLINCAGVCSFGEFSSSSEEIVRKVLEVNFFAPIEMIRVAAPHLTRSFETARGDWRPAIVNVASICGRWGIPSMSEHCASKHAFVGLTESLRGEFERFGIDVLLVLPGLVRSDDLQKHLLRNEGKIHLNFGGAQPSDEVADSVVRSLLKNRVEAAVGFASWWVWFGKRMFPRGVRFFMQRKVWKYARRERAKTV; the protein is encoded by the coding sequence ATGCGCCGGGACGTGCGCGGGCGGGTCGTACTGGTCACCGGGGCTTCGCGGGGCATCGGGCGCCGCGCCGCGGAACGGCTCGCAAAACTCGGCGCAATTCTCGCCCTGACCGCGCGATCAACGGACGATTTGGCCAAGCTCGTCGGCGAGCTCCGGGCGACCGGGGCGCGGGCCGAAGCGTTCGCGGGCGACATCACGAAGCCGGAAGACCGCGAGCGGATCGTCGCCGAGACCGTTGACCGTTTCGGCCAACTGGACGTGCTGATTAACTGCGCCGGAGTGTGCAGTTTCGGCGAATTCAGTTCGTCGAGCGAAGAAATCGTGCGGAAGGTGCTGGAGGTGAACTTTTTCGCCCCCATCGAGATGATCCGGGTGGCGGCCCCGCACCTCACGCGCAGTTTCGAGACCGCCCGCGGTGACTGGCGCCCGGCCATTGTGAACGTCGCGAGCATCTGCGGGCGGTGGGGCATCCCGTCGATGTCCGAACACTGCGCCAGCAAGCACGCATTCGTCGGGCTGACGGAATCCCTGCGCGGCGAGTTCGAGCGGTTCGGGATCGATGTGCTACTCGTGTTGCCCGGACTGGTGCGGAGCGACGATTTACAAAAACACTTGCTCCGAAACGAGGGGAAGATCCATCTCAACTTCGGGGGCGCTCAGCCGTCCGACGAAGTTGCCGATTCGGTGGTGCGGAGCCTGCTTAAGAACCGCGTGGAGGCGGCGGTCGGGTTCGCGTCGTGGTGGGTATGGTTCGGCAAGCGCATGTTCCCGCGCGGGGTGCGGTTCTTCATGCAGCGCAAGGTGTGGAAATACGCGAGGCGGGAGCGGGCCAAAACGGTGTAG
- the hpnE gene encoding hydroxysqualene dehydroxylase HpnE translates to MATASAVVVGGGLAGLAAAVGLAGQGVRVTVLESRGRLGGRAGSFTDPTTGQMVDACQHVSMGCCTNLAHFLRTAGVDHLLAPQPKLYFVTPDRRTSVFKADPWPAPFHLGRALMGAHYLTPLDKLRVGYGLVRMLAEHPDADPPLLPWLKAHRQNARTIERFWAIVLTSALNETVDRVGLKYARKVFRDGFVRHRDGFTVHVPTVPLGRLYGDELRAWLSAHNVEVRENAGVKRLAMGEKGLRGVELRDGSTLSADWYVLAVPFDRVIDVLPEELVAREPYFANVKNLTASPITSVHLWFDRPVMKLPHAVLIDCLGQWVFDRGEVAPGEFYLQVVVSAARDLKGLGRDEIQRRIVDELARVFPPVGLAKLLRAKVVTEHTATFSAVPGIDQWRPVQASPVANLAVAGDWTATGWPATMEGAVRSGYLAAEAILARAGRPAKLVQPELGA, encoded by the coding sequence ATGGCGACAGCGTCCGCGGTGGTGGTGGGCGGCGGCCTCGCGGGTCTGGCCGCGGCCGTGGGACTGGCCGGGCAGGGGGTCCGGGTCACGGTGCTCGAGTCACGGGGGCGGCTCGGCGGGCGCGCCGGGTCGTTCACCGATCCGACGACCGGGCAGATGGTGGATGCGTGCCAGCACGTCAGCATGGGGTGCTGCACGAACCTCGCGCACTTCCTCCGCACCGCCGGCGTCGATCACCTGCTCGCGCCGCAACCGAAGCTCTACTTCGTCACGCCGGACCGCCGGACGAGCGTGTTCAAAGCGGACCCGTGGCCGGCCCCCTTTCACCTGGGCCGCGCGCTAATGGGCGCGCACTACCTCACGCCGCTGGACAAGCTCCGGGTGGGCTACGGTCTGGTGCGGATGCTCGCGGAGCACCCGGACGCGGACCCGCCGCTGTTGCCGTGGTTAAAAGCGCACCGCCAGAACGCGCGCACCATCGAGCGCTTCTGGGCGATCGTGCTGACGAGCGCGCTGAACGAAACGGTGGACCGCGTGGGCCTGAAGTACGCGCGGAAGGTGTTCCGCGACGGGTTCGTGCGCCACCGCGACGGCTTCACCGTCCACGTTCCGACGGTGCCGCTCGGCCGGCTCTACGGCGACGAACTGCGCGCGTGGCTGTCAGCGCATAATGTTGAAGTGCGCGAGAACGCGGGCGTGAAGCGCTTGGCGATGGGGGAAAAGGGGCTTCGGGGCGTCGAACTGCGCGACGGTTCCACGCTCTCCGCCGACTGGTACGTTCTGGCGGTGCCGTTCGATCGCGTGATTGATGTGCTGCCCGAAGAACTGGTCGCACGCGAGCCGTATTTCGCCAACGTGAAGAACCTCACGGCGTCCCCGATTACCAGCGTTCACCTGTGGTTCGACCGGCCCGTGATGAAGTTGCCGCACGCGGTCCTGATCGACTGCTTGGGGCAGTGGGTGTTCGATCGCGGAGAGGTCGCGCCGGGCGAGTTCTACTTGCAAGTCGTGGTGAGCGCCGCGCGCGACCTGAAGGGGCTCGGGCGCGACGAGATTCAACGGCGGATCGTGGACGAACTCGCGCGCGTGTTTCCACCGGTCGGGTTGGCGAAGTTACTTCGCGCGAAGGTGGTCACCGAGCACACCGCGACGTTCAGTGCGGTGCCGGGCATCGACCAGTGGCGGCCGGTACAGGCGTCCCCGGTGGCGAACCTCGCGGTGGCCGGCGACTGGACCGCGACCGGGTGGCCCGCGACGATGGAGGGCGCGGTGCGCAGCGGGTACCTCGCGGCGGAAGCGATCCTCGCGCGGGCCGGGCGGCCGGCAAAATTGGTACAGCCCGAACTCGGCGCATAA